A single genomic interval of Feifania hominis harbors:
- the hxlB gene encoding 6-phospho-3-hexuloisomerase: MNTAEYSTRILEELGRSLGAVGPAADALADAVLGARRVYVAGAGRSGLMLRAFAMRLMHLGLTSYVVGESVTPAIGAGDLLLIGSGSGETESLCCMARRCRALGAQLAVVTTNPKSAIAALAETVVAVPAPAKDAGGTASIQPMGSLFEQTLLLLLDSTALTLMERMGLTGEQMYGRHANLE, translated from the coding sequence ATGAACACAGCGGAGTATTCCACTCGCATTCTCGAAGAGCTCGGGCGCTCGCTTGGCGCCGTCGGTCCGGCGGCGGACGCCCTCGCGGACGCCGTTCTCGGCGCGCGGCGCGTCTATGTCGCGGGGGCGGGGCGCTCGGGGCTGATGCTGCGCGCGTTTGCCATGCGGCTGATGCACCTGGGGCTGACAAGCTACGTCGTGGGGGAGAGCGTGACCCCCGCCATCGGGGCGGGAGATCTGCTGCTGATCGGCTCGGGCTCGGGCGAGACCGAGAGCCTGTGCTGCATGGCGCGGCGCTGCCGGGCGCTGGGCGCGCAGCTCGCCGTGGTCACAACGAATCCGAAGTCTGCCATCGCGGCCCTCGCGGAGACGGTCGTCGCCGTGCCCGCGCCCGCCAAGGACGCGGGGGGCACCGCCTCCATCCAGCCGATGGGCTCGCTCTTCGAGCAGACGCTTCTGCTTCTGCTCGACAGCACGGCGCTCACGCTCATGGAGCGCATGGGCCTGACCGGGGAACAGATGTACGGCCGGCACGCCAATTTAGAATAG
- a CDS encoding zinc ribbon domain-containing protein — MKRFFALILAVLLPALAALPARAGQSCAIDELGITLELPDGMVCLTRDVEDGDPALAMFGYESAREARNEMERSKQYFHAISPEPSYFIGVAASISSYSQLLDEDSMNSTYSDVHKALLETLSDGATVLDDGVYVAPAGSFTYVTYAFEQEGYTFVGSLYQTIQDGTMLSLSLQYCAELCEGVDMNKIATDTIDSIRFGKRGGNPVGIILAIAAAAAVLAALAVVFRRRAVRRRIAAPEHSAAPEHSAAPQQSAAPEESQPDRYCPYCGAEMPPDRRICSHCGWQRLPRS, encoded by the coding sequence ATGAAACGGTTTTTTGCGCTGATTCTGGCTGTGCTTCTGCCGGCGCTCGCGGCGCTGCCCGCGCGGGCGGGGCAGAGCTGCGCCATCGACGAGCTCGGCATCACGCTTGAGCTGCCCGACGGGATGGTCTGTCTCACGCGCGACGTCGAGGACGGCGATCCCGCGCTCGCCATGTTTGGCTATGAGAGCGCCCGCGAGGCGCGAAATGAAATGGAGCGCAGCAAACAATATTTTCACGCGATCAGCCCGGAGCCCTCCTATTTTATAGGCGTTGCTGCCAGCATCTCCTCCTATAGTCAGTTGCTCGATGAAGATTCCATGAACAGCACCTACTCGGATGTCCATAAGGCGCTGCTCGAAACGCTGTCCGATGGAGCAACTGTTTTAGATGACGGCGTCTATGTGGCACCCGCCGGCAGCTTCACATATGTCACCTACGCGTTTGAGCAGGAGGGCTACACCTTTGTCGGCTCGCTCTATCAGACCATTCAGGACGGCACGATGCTCTCACTGAGCTTACAGTACTGTGCGGAGCTGTGCGAGGGCGTTGATATGAATAAAATTGCCACCGACACGATCGACAGCATCCGCTTCGGAAAGCGCGGCGGCAATCCTGTCGGTATCATACTGGCCATTGCCGCGGCGGCCGCTGTTCTCGCCGCGCTCGCTGTGGTGTTCCGGCGGCGGGCGGTACGGCGGCGCATCGCGGCGCCGGAGCATTCGGCTGCACCGGAGCATTCGGCTGCACCGCAGCAATCGGCTGCCCCGGAGGAATCGCAGCCGGACAGATATTGCCCCTACTGCGGCGCGGAGATGCCGCCGGACAGACGCATCTGTTCCCACTGCGGCTGGCAGCGTCTGCCGCGCAGTTGA
- a CDS encoding YitT family protein, giving the protein MSEKTKKTLSEYALVTLGTLLMVFGIYFFKFPNNFTTGGVTGIALIIGRFFGALSPGTLVFVINMALLVVGFLFLGRSFGIKTVYSSVLFSVGTWVLERVCPMEKPFTDEPLLELMFAVLLPAVGSGLLFNLGASSGGTDIVAMLLKKFTSINIGTALMFSDAVITVSALWFFGVKTGLFSILGLLMKSFLIDSVIESINQIKYFNIVCEHPEPICDYIVKTLHRGATVCEAEGYYTSERRYIVFAAMRRSQAVQLRRFVKQNDPHAFLLITTTSEIIGKGFRGVD; this is encoded by the coding sequence ATGTCAGAGAAAACGAAAAAGACCCTCAGCGAATACGCCCTTGTCACACTCGGCACGCTTCTGATGGTCTTCGGCATCTACTTTTTCAAATTTCCCAACAACTTCACCACCGGCGGCGTCACCGGCATCGCGCTGATCATCGGGCGCTTTTTCGGCGCGCTGTCGCCCGGCACACTGGTCTTTGTCATCAACATGGCCCTGCTTGTGGTGGGCTTTCTCTTTCTGGGCAGGAGCTTCGGCATCAAGACGGTCTACTCGAGCGTTCTGTTCTCGGTGGGAACCTGGGTGCTCGAGCGGGTCTGCCCGATGGAGAAGCCCTTTACCGACGAGCCGCTGCTCGAGCTGATGTTCGCGGTTCTGCTGCCGGCCGTCGGGTCGGGGCTTCTGTTCAATCTCGGCGCCTCCTCGGGCGGCACCGACATTGTCGCGATGCTCCTGAAAAAGTTCACCAGCATCAACATCGGCACGGCGCTCATGTTCAGCGACGCGGTCATCACGGTGTCCGCCCTCTGGTTCTTCGGCGTCAAGACCGGGCTCTTCTCCATTCTCGGGCTGCTGATGAAGTCCTTTCTCATCGACAGCGTCATCGAGAGCATCAACCAGATCAAGTACTTCAACATCGTCTGCGAGCACCCCGAGCCCATCTGCGACTACATCGTAAAGACCCTGCACCGCGGCGCGACGGTCTGCGAGGCCGAGGGCTACTACACCTCCGAGCGGCGCTACATCGTCTTTGCCGCCATGCGCCGCAGCCAGGCGGTGCAGCTGCGCCGCTTTGTCAAACAGAACGACCCGCACGCCTTTCTGCTGATCACCACCACAAGCGAGATCATCGGCAAGGGCTTTCGCGGGGTGGACTGA
- a CDS encoding zinc ribbon domain-containing protein, producing the protein MKRFFALALALLLALTVLPARAAQSCAIDELGISFELPDGMVCLTRDVEDGDPALTMFGYESARAAKNEMERSQQYFYAFNLDPFYVLNIAASPAAPELFTSDYSMEEILAIVRKGQIVNLPDGATVLEESLYKAPAGSFSLVTYSVAEGEATNVVTTYFFIHEYTMFVLITQHYEEMCEGIDMGGIFTGIVDSIRFDESGKPAEDTTPAPVTPQPDDKPIRTEPTESPVRPAGGSVSHASGGRIGTGGSVSHASGGRIGTGGMLVIAAVIILAAALVVLIWRLVTLRRAEAQALRDAAVPPPVPVDPVSWTPEPTPQPVASERSVEAQSASLIASQTDPKERPVPQSTPASAGAPTQVGAPPQVAAPPQVAAPPQVVVCPHCGAALPEDSLFCICCGRRLAP; encoded by the coding sequence ATGAAGCGGTTTTTTGCACTGGCTCTGGCTCTGCTGCTGGCGCTCACAGTGCTGCCCGCGCGGGCGGCGCAGAGCTGTGCCATCGACGAGCTCGGCATCTCGTTCGAGCTGCCCGACGGGATGGTCTGTCTCACGCGCGACGTCGAGGACGGCGACCCCGCGCTCACCATGTTTGGCTATGAGAGCGCCCGCGCGGCAAAAAACGAAATGGAGCGCAGTCAACAGTATTTTTATGCGTTCAATCTGGATCCGTTTTATGTATTAAACATCGCCGCCAGCCCCGCCGCTCCTGAGCTGTTCACCAGCGACTATTCTATGGAGGAAATCCTTGCAATTGTGCGTAAAGGTCAGATCGTCAATCTGCCCGACGGAGCCACCGTTCTGGAGGAATCTCTCTACAAAGCGCCTGCCGGGAGCTTCTCGCTGGTCACCTACTCGGTAGCAGAGGGCGAGGCCACCAATGTTGTCACGACATATTTTTTCATTCATGAATATACGATGTTTGTGCTGATCACGCAGCACTATGAGGAGATGTGCGAGGGCATTGATATGGGTGGCATTTTCACCGGCATTGTCGACAGCATTCGCTTTGATGAGAGCGGAAAGCCGGCGGAGGATACGACGCCTGCGCCGGTCACGCCGCAGCCCGACGACAAGCCGATTCGCACCGAGCCCACAGAATCTCCGGTGCGGCCGGCGGGCGGCTCTGTATCGCATGCCTCCGGCGGGAGGATTGGAACCGGCGGCTCTGTATCGCATGCCTCCGGCGGGAGGATTGGAACCGGCGGCATGCTTGTGATTGCCGCCGTGATCATTCTGGCCGCGGCGCTCGTCGTTCTCATCTGGCGGCTTGTGACACTGCGCCGCGCCGAGGCGCAGGCGCTGCGCGATGCCGCTGTTCCCCCGCCCGTGCCGGTCGACCCCGTGAGCTGGACGCCCGAGCCGACGCCGCAGCCGGTGGCGTCAGAGCGGTCGGTCGAGGCGCAGTCAGCCTCTCTTATCGCTTCTCAGACAGACCCGAAAGAGCGGCCCGTCCCCCAAAGCACCCCGGCGTCAGCCGGTGCCCCGACGCAAGTCGGTGCTCCACCGCAGGTGGCCGCCCCACCGCAGGTGGCTGCCCCACCGCAGGTGGTGGTCTGTCCGCACTGCGGGGCGGCGCTGCCGGAGGACAGTCTCTTCTGTATCTGCTGCGGCAGACGGCTTGCGCCGTAG
- a CDS encoding DUF1294 domain-containing protein — MKDYLIWYLIVLNLLAFAVSAIDKFSSGRRQRRVSELALMLLAGFGGSVGLYLSMFLFRHKTKHPKFTMGVPLIMAAQAVVLYLLWARGVIR, encoded by the coding sequence ATGAAAGACTATCTCATCTGGTATCTCATCGTGCTCAATCTGCTCGCGTTTGCGGTGTCGGCCATCGACAAGTTCTCGTCCGGCCGGCGCCAGCGGCGCGTGTCGGAACTTGCGCTCATGCTCCTCGCGGGCTTCGGCGGCTCGGTGGGGCTCTACCTGTCCATGTTTCTGTTTCGCCACAAGACCAAACACCCGAAATTCACCATGGGCGTGCCGCTGATTATGGCGGCGCAGGCGGTGGTACTCTACCTGCTCTGGGCCAGAGGCGTCATTCGCTGA
- a CDS encoding YgjP-like metallopeptidase domain-containing protein, producing MGEVSGLLFEGQPVAVCRKRCKRVILHVRAGGEIWVSAPRGVSRRRIAEILAERRDWLLAAVETQRARAPKPKRVCEGESFRLAGRALALRFAGGEICAVGDELLVPPGTELSALRAWYVARAQVLFAERVALWAAAIGVTPGRVRAKEQRSRFGSCGIHGDINLCWRLVMEERALVDSVVIHELCHLLERNHSPAFWAQVARFDPQHRAHRAQLNKQSALWDW from the coding sequence GTGGGCGAGGTGAGCGGGCTTCTCTTCGAGGGACAGCCGGTCGCCGTCTGCCGAAAGCGCTGCAAGCGGGTGATTCTCCATGTGCGCGCCGGGGGCGAGATCTGGGTCTCAGCCCCGCGCGGCGTGTCGCGCCGGCGCATTGCTGAGATTCTCGCCGAGCGGCGCGACTGGCTGCTTGCGGCCGTCGAGACCCAGCGCGCCCGCGCGCCGAAGCCAAAGCGGGTCTGCGAGGGCGAGAGCTTCCGCCTTGCGGGGCGCGCGCTCGCGCTGCGCTTTGCGGGCGGCGAAATCTGCGCCGTGGGGGACGAGCTTCTCGTCCCGCCGGGGACGGAGCTCTCAGCGCTTCGCGCCTGGTACGTCGCGCGCGCACAGGTTCTCTTCGCCGAACGGGTTGCCCTCTGGGCGGCGGCCATCGGCGTCACGCCGGGGCGCGTGCGCGCAAAGGAGCAGAGAAGCCGCTTTGGCAGCTGCGGCATCCACGGCGACATCAACCTCTGCTGGCGGCTGGTGATGGAGGAGCGGGCCCTTGTCGACTCGGTGGTCATCCACGAGCTGTGCCATCTGCTCGAGCGAAACCACTCGCCGGCATTCTGGGCGCAGGTCGCCCGCTTCGACCCGCAGCACCGCGCCCACCGGGCGCAGCTCAACAAACAGTCCGCCCTGTGGGACTGGTGA
- a CDS encoding tyrosine-type recombinase/integrase, with protein sequence MSNMTIHTAHIAAFERALRAQERSAATVEKYLRDVRQFAAYLGGAPLTREAVAGWKSHLLEQGRLPTTVNGKLAVLSSFLSHLGRRDCRVRQIRLQRRLFRDQARELGREEYERLVAAARQKEQPRLALLLETICATGIRVSELRDITVEAAAAGRAQITLKGKTRVILLPGKLCRKLLKYARRQKIASGEIFLTRGGKSLNRRQIWAQMKALCSRAGVEPGKVFPHNLRHLFARCFYRACRDIARLSDVLGHSSMETTRIYLISTGAEHARTLEQLRLVS encoded by the coding sequence ATGAGCAACATGACGATTCACACCGCACACATTGCCGCCTTTGAGCGGGCGCTGCGCGCGCAGGAGCGCAGCGCGGCCACTGTTGAGAAGTATCTGCGCGACGTCAGACAGTTCGCGGCGTATCTCGGCGGCGCGCCGCTGACGCGGGAGGCGGTCGCCGGGTGGAAGAGCCATCTGCTGGAACAGGGCCGCCTGCCGACGACAGTCAACGGCAAACTCGCGGTTCTCAGCAGCTTTCTGAGCCACCTGGGCCGCAGAGACTGCCGCGTCAGGCAGATTCGGCTGCAGCGGCGGCTCTTTCGCGACCAGGCGCGCGAGCTCGGGCGCGAGGAGTATGAGCGGCTGGTCGCCGCCGCGCGGCAGAAGGAGCAGCCGCGGCTCGCGCTGCTGCTCGAGACCATCTGCGCCACCGGTATCCGGGTCAGCGAGCTCAGAGACATCACCGTCGAGGCCGCGGCGGCGGGCCGGGCGCAGATCACGCTCAAGGGAAAGACGCGGGTGATTCTGCTGCCGGGCAAGCTCTGCCGCAAGCTGCTCAAATACGCGCGCAGACAAAAAATCGCCTCCGGCGAGATCTTTCTCACCAGAGGCGGAAAAAGCCTGAACCGCCGGCAGATCTGGGCGCAGATGAAAGCGCTCTGCTCCCGGGCGGGGGTGGAGCCGGGCAAGGTGTTCCCCCACAATCTGAGACATCTGTTTGCGCGGTGCTTCTACCGGGCGTGCCGTGACATCGCGCGGCTGTCGGACGTGCTCGGCCACAGCAGTATGGAGACCACCCGCATCTACCTCATCTCAACCGGCGCCGAACACGCAAGAACGCTTGAGCAGCTTCGGCTGGTGTCATAG
- a CDS encoding VanZ family protein — MPVTQILSYCLGALRWAAALFAVFAAARVTLLVWRGVKNRPTRSLGQELGLWALVFYGCMLVSITVIRGGDFAPLWLGGAARVSLVPLRGLIGAFDPRDLWPFCYNLFGNLLWFVPVGLSPLVCSGLARAWRVALAAAGLSALIELSQLLLGTGVCDIDDWLLNIAGALLGYLIYYAAVGRRRSRFPEKMPWAR, encoded by the coding sequence ATGCCGGTAACACAGATTCTATCATACTGTCTTGGCGCGCTGCGCTGGGCTGCGGCGCTCTTTGCCGTCTTTGCGGCGGCGCGGGTGACGCTGCTCGTGTGGCGCGGGGTGAAAAACAGGCCCACGCGCTCCCTCGGGCAGGAGCTCGGCCTCTGGGCGCTCGTCTTCTACGGGTGCATGCTCGTCTCCATCACCGTCATCCGCGGGGGAGATTTCGCCCCCCTCTGGCTCGGCGGGGCGGCCCGCGTGAGCCTCGTGCCGCTGCGCGGGCTGATCGGGGCCTTTGACCCGCGCGACCTCTGGCCGTTTTGCTACAACCTCTTTGGCAATCTGCTGTGGTTTGTGCCGGTGGGCCTCTCGCCGCTCGTCTGTTCGGGCCTTGCGCGCGCGTGGCGCGTGGCGCTCGCGGCGGCGGGCCTGTCGGCGCTCATCGAGCTCTCCCAGCTGCTTCTGGGCACCGGCGTCTGCGACATCGACGACTGGCTGCTCAACATCGCCGGGGCGCTGCTCGGCTACCTGATTTACTACGCGGCGGTCGGGCGGCGGCGCAGCCGTTTTCCGGAGAAGATGCCGTGGGCGAGGTGA